Proteins from a single region of Acidovorax sp. NCPPB 3576:
- a CDS encoding ATP-binding cassette domain-containing protein, translating into MALLTLINAQLAFGHVALLDHAGFSLEVGERIGLIGRNGAGKSSLLRILGSLTKPDDGSLQIQQGIRISYVAQEPSLEMNASVFAAASEGLREVAEIRDRYLSGEPGLDLNNLQSQIEAYDAWNWEQRVEETLQRLRLDPELIVGTLSGGTKKRVALAQALVARPDVLLLDEPTNHLDLDSIEWLEDLLIDFKGSVITITHDRAFLDRVATRIVELDRGQLRSYPGNFAQYMLQKSDQLAQEAVISAKADKLLAQEEIWVRKGVEARRTRSQSRIGRLEALRADRSVRRDVLGSVKMDLASGAQSGYQGKIVAELSNVSKSFGDKAIVKDFSGTILRGDKVGLIGPNGAGKTTLLKLILGELPQDEGSISRGTNLQVAYFDQMRHAIDLDATLEDFISPGSEWIEIGKQRKHVKSYLSDFLFSPARAHSPVRSLSGGERNRLLLARLFARPANVLVLDEPTNDLDIDTLDLLEELLQTYDGTVFLVSHDRTFLDNVVTSTIAYEGNGLWREYEGSVQDWLIQSRRSGLLNATTLASAKVAPDDKGDVQEKTGPAAKKKLSYKEQRELEQLPTQIATLEAEQLAIQSKLADGSLYAKDGVQAVALHAREGEIERQLMAALERWTTLSS; encoded by the coding sequence ATGGCACTTCTTACCTTAATTAACGCGCAATTGGCCTTTGGTCATGTTGCATTGCTAGATCATGCTGGCTTCTCCCTCGAAGTTGGCGAACGTATAGGGCTTATTGGGCGTAACGGTGCAGGGAAGTCATCGCTGCTAAGGATTTTAGGCAGCCTCACCAAACCCGACGACGGTTCACTGCAGATCCAGCAAGGAATACGAATTTCATATGTTGCTCAAGAGCCTTCGCTGGAGATGAACGCTAGCGTTTTTGCGGCAGCTTCGGAAGGGCTACGCGAAGTAGCCGAGATAAGAGACCGCTACCTTTCTGGCGAACCGGGGCTCGATCTCAACAACCTGCAGTCACAGATTGAGGCGTATGACGCATGGAATTGGGAGCAGCGTGTGGAGGAAACCCTTCAGCGACTTCGCCTGGATCCTGAGTTGATCGTGGGCACTCTTTCTGGTGGAACAAAAAAAAGGGTCGCACTTGCTCAAGCTTTGGTTGCCAGACCTGATGTACTGCTACTCGATGAGCCAACTAACCACCTCGACTTGGACTCCATCGAGTGGCTGGAAGACCTTCTGATTGACTTCAAAGGGAGCGTCATCACGATCACCCACGACCGTGCATTCTTAGACAGAGTCGCTACAAGAATTGTGGAGTTAGATCGTGGACAACTCAGGTCTTATCCAGGAAATTTTGCTCAATACATGCTGCAAAAAAGCGACCAACTTGCTCAGGAGGCCGTCATTTCGGCAAAAGCTGACAAACTGTTGGCACAGGAAGAAATATGGGTTCGCAAGGGGGTTGAAGCTCGTAGAACTCGCAGTCAAAGCCGTATTGGACGGCTTGAGGCACTTCGAGCTGATCGCAGCGTTCGAAGAGATGTGCTGGGCAGCGTCAAGATGGACCTTGCGTCGGGTGCGCAAAGCGGCTATCAGGGCAAGATCGTTGCAGAGCTTTCCAATGTCAGCAAATCTTTTGGAGACAAAGCAATCGTCAAAGATTTTTCTGGAACGATCTTGCGTGGTGACAAAGTCGGCTTGATTGGCCCCAATGGGGCGGGAAAGACTACGCTACTTAAGCTCATCTTGGGTGAATTACCTCAAGATGAGGGCTCTATCAGCCGCGGGACCAATCTACAGGTAGCGTACTTCGATCAAATGCGCCATGCCATCGATCTGGACGCTACTCTGGAGGACTTCATCAGCCCTGGCAGCGAATGGATCGAGATTGGTAAGCAACGCAAGCATGTCAAAAGCTACCTCAGCGATTTCCTGTTTTCCCCGGCCAGAGCTCACTCACCAGTCAGATCGCTCTCAGGCGGAGAGCGCAACCGATTGCTTTTGGCTCGGCTCTTTGCGCGTCCCGCTAACGTGCTCGTTCTCGACGAACCAACAAATGATCTCGACATCGACACGCTGGATCTTTTGGAGGAACTGCTTCAGACATACGACGGTACCGTCTTCCTAGTGAGCCATGATCGGACTTTTCTAGACAATGTGGTCACAAGCACCATAGCGTATGAGGGAAATGGACTTTGGCGGGAATATGAAGGCAGTGTTCAAGATTGGCTCATTCAATCTCGTCGCAGTGGCTTGCTTAACGCTACAACATTAGCTTCAGCCAAAGTTGCGCCCGATGACAAGGGAGATGTCCAGGAAAAGACAGGGCCCGCAGCAAAGAAGAAGCTGAGCTACAAAGAGCAGCGAGAGTTGGAGCAACTTCCCACTCAGATTGCTACGTTAGAAGCGGAGCAACTGGCGATTCAGTCAAAACTGGCCGATGGCTCACTGTATGCAAAAGACGGAGTACAAGCGGTAGCCCTTCATGCGCGAGAGGGAGAGATAGAAAGACAGCTTATGGCTGCGTTGGAGCGCTGGACCACCTTGTCCTCTTAA